In Shewanella sp. MR-4, the genomic stretch CTTCATATCCATTATATGTGACGCTCGACTTTACCATGGGCTGCTCAAAAGCTAACCACATATAAGGTATATAACCGCAGTTCAGAGCAGAAGCACTCCCACTAAAAGAGCCAAATAGTGCTAGCTGTTGGCCTATTGACACATTGGCTGGCACACTAACACTCCCTAGCGAGCGATTGCTGTAGATAGCGTTAGCGCTGCAAGCTTCAGCTTTAGCAATAAAGATAAAACAAAAAAAAACCAGACCAACTAGAGCAAAAATTAGCCACAGCATTTTCTTCTCAGATAGAAACATCATTACTCACCCATAAAATATTTCAACATAGCACAGCTCTTAAATAAGAATTTTGAAATTTACCACCATGCCAAAAAAAAGAGTTGGCACGCGCGCAATTATTTCTCAAGAGATGCTAACTACTCGCAACTAAAACTAGGTGATTATTTTTATTAAAATAATTAGAGGTTCTAATAATGATATACACCTCCACAGTAAGTCATTGCAAATATAAACAATGTATTTTCCATAGTGTAGAATGTGATAAGTCAAATTGTCGACATTATTATATCTACCAAAATATCATTGATAGAAATGGAGGCTTACACGCCATTGAAATCCTTTCAAGACCTATCTCAAACATTAAAATCTCAATAGAAAAATACTTTGACATATTAAGTCAAGATGAAGGAACGAAGATATTAAAACATCAATTACTAAACTTTTCTAAAAACTTCAAAAAACTGGATATTGGAACAAAAAAAATTTTTTTGAATGTTGATAAACACCTACTTAATAACCAAAAAAATGTCGACTTGCTTATTAACAGCAGCACTGACTTTAACCAAAATTTCTGGGAGATTGTTTTTGAAATCACAGAAAGACAATATGGAAAAATCCCTGGGATAAGAAATGCTTTTTGCCAAATGATATTAAATGATGTGTTATTTGCCGCAGATGATTACTCATCAATTACAAACACGCATAATTTTTTAATTGACTACACCTATATAAAAATAGATATGCATGAAATAATTGAGCGTA encodes the following:
- a CDS encoding EAL domain-containing protein, whose amino-acid sequence is MIYTSTVSHCKYKQCIFHSVECDKSNCRHYYIYQNIIDRNGGLHAIEILSRPISNIKISIEKYFDILSQDEGTKILKHQLLNFSKNFKKLDIGTKKIFLNVDKHLLNNQKNVDLLINSSTDFNQNFWEIVFEITERQYGKIPGIRNAFCQMILNDVLFAADDYSSITNTHNFLIDYTYIKIDMHEIIERTNRDFNDFIDELYLMKECGKKLIVEKIQTQNDYLLTIAMPFDYFQGFYFDD